The genomic window TTGGATTGGTTAGCCACTCCTTTCCCTTTCTCCTCACGGGACCTCCTGGAAATCCCGGGCTCAGCAACGGTTTCGTCCTTGTCTCGATCAAGGATAGTTAGGCCCGTGTTGACCTCTTCGCCTGCTGGAGGGGCGGCATAAACGACGACGGAGCGGTCGTCGgtaatattttaaacttcaGGCTCGACGACCTGAACGGACTGACTTTGATCGCACTCGGCGATCTCTTGAGCTGGCACGATGTCGGCCCCTTCAAGACACATCCTGTCTTGAGACTACAGGTCGACCATCTCATGGGAGACCTGATCAACATCGGAAGGGCCGGCACTAGCGGGAGGATTTGACGCAGCTGCCTCTCCGTCTAAAGGCTGTCTTTCCTCTTCGGTGGGAGCTGGGGGAGGTGGCATGTTTAAAAGCCCAGCATCGAAACTAATGAAGGATTTCCTGACCTTCCCCATTATCCTGTTGACGCGCGACCTCGTGACGTCTTTCCAGGTACGACGACGAGCTCGGAAGATCGCCTCTATAACTCCTTCGAACTCGACGGGAAAATCCGGACTAGGCCTGTATCGATCTGCAACAAGAAAAAGCTATGAGAATCTAGTCGGGATCGACATATCTTTACCCTatctatttaaaagaaatttaccAGGAAACTCCGTCCACATCCTTTTCCTCCCCGAGAACGGACGCTCATACGACTCGAGGTCGACCCTGACGTAGAAGTAATATTCTTCCCAGTTCTTGAAGTTACTGATTTTAGGACCGGGAAGAAAGTTATGCTTTGGGCGGTTGTTCACCACCCAATAGCCGGGCGACCTTATAGCTTTCAACGTCGTCATTTCTTCGAAACAACGGACGTTTACTAGGTAACCTTCTTCAGCACCGAAGGTCAGAGCGGCAACAAAATTACAGATCGCCGCCGGAGTAAGCTGGGAGAACGCCATACGACGACGATTCAGAAAGGAGATGATCAGAGAGGGAATGTGAAACCAGGAGTGACATTGTCTGAAGTAGGCTTCATACATGCAGACGTACCCTCGAGGGGGATTCCACGGACGCTCATTTTCTCCGGGAATCATGTAAGTGAGCGGGCGATCTCCGGAGCCACACAAGGCAAATACTTCCGCGACTGACTTAGTTGTTGAAAGGGTCTTTTCGCGGTGATCTCGGTGTTTCAGCTAACCACTGAGTCGAGGTGAAGTTCGACATGATCCTCATGAAGTAATCTCGCATTAACTTCGGCCTCTGTATACTGTGGCTGCGTGTTATAAGCATCCTCCAGGTCGATGAGCGGGTCGAACTGAGCCAAGAAATCCGCCGGATCTTCAGGAGCAGCGAGATGTCCACCGGAACCTTCCCGATAGGGCTCATCAAACAACGTCGGGATCTCGATCCGGTTAGATCGACTAGACTGAGCTTCGTCACTTGGATTCCCGGTTAACCGAGAGTTTCGGCGAACTTATGACGCTTCGCTctcggaggaagaagaggacgGAGAGACAAGAACAACCTTACCCATTGCCGGAAAAATCGATAAAGAATCGAGAGTACAAAATAATTCGCAGAGGAGAGAGCGAGAGCTACCTTTGATTCTTCTTGCAAGCGGCGGAAAATGATTTCCCGAGGGTTTAATCTAATATAAATAGAGGCGAATGGGCGGCAAACCTACGAGGTCATCATTAAACCTACGAGACGCTTCGGTTCCTGAGCTTCACGCGCGCGTACTGACGCAGCGATTGGACACATGTCAGATACGTTCGAAATACGAATCGATTCGGAAATCTAATGATTAATTCACGCTTTCCAAGATTTAAATCGAATATTCAATTTCTAAGTTCGGAAATTTCGAATTAAGCAACTCGGACTCTCCGAACTGGGGGGACTAATTGTTGGTGCAGGAATTAGCACCTCCGACAATACCAATTTAAACCAAGGAATAACGTGAATAAAATCGAGAATTCGATTGAACCGGGGAATCCCGGATAGCCTGTGAATGGGCCTTAAGTCATGAGCTCGCCAGAAGATTTAGGTCGACAATCGAGATCGCCATAAGCGGCTTCTGAGGTCGTGTGAAGGGAAAACTTCCATTTAAAAGAGGGTAATCTCATGAAGAATGGAAGTAATGGAGATTTAGACTTAAGATAATTAGAAGTTTATCATATTTTGGTATGTTCGACCCATTGTATAAATAGGGGAGGGTCAAACTCTCCAGGGATCCATCTTTAACCTAATACAAAAAGACTACAATTATAGAGCAAACCCTAGCTTTCTATTCATGCAACTCTGTTCTTCCCCTTTGATTATTTATTAACTGAGAGAGGAGTGAATTTGTCTAAATACCTTAGTACAAATTCATTGTTTAATTACAGAATCAACAATTATTTATACTTAAAAGTAAATTTCTGGTTTGAGAAGAGAActataatttatatactataataatatAGAATGATATACACTGTAATCTTTACTGCAACAGAGAAACACACTTCCCAAAGTTTTAGCCGGGAACGTACACGCGCAGAGATGTCATGTCACACTAgacaaaccaaaaattcaaattttattataaggAAAAATGAAATAGTACAATACTAGATTATAGTCGTATCAGTTTTTCCTTGTATTAAACAAGACAAGACGTAGAACTGAGAATTTTAGTACTCgagttaatatattttagattatatTCCCATCAGTCATtgaatatatactatatacgAGGAGAATATATAACGGAAGAAATatgagatattttattttatatagagagaaaagagaggacAAATCTCTCTGCCAACACCATCTCCAATGTCCACttcagtaatttttttatcttttggaaTCTTCTAATGTCATTACTCTCTTTTCTTATGACAACCTgtcttcttctgctttctttTCCTCAGCTTTTCTCCTGCATAATGTTCAAtctatttttcaaattaatcaTAATGTAACCTTTATCTCTCTCCCTTCTGTACCTGGTAAAAAAGCAGGATCGATTATGAATAAACCACAATTAAGTCTATTCCTTTGTTGAATAAGGCATATCTCATATACCTCACAAATCTAGGTACTTATATATGGTTGTAAAGACGTTTTTGCCCTAATAATTCATTGTcgattgtttttctctttctccttccaACATCCAAGTTTTTCAAAGCTTCgataaaaattgatttctcttttggtttagAATTTTGATGAATTGGAAAATAATTGATCTGATTTGTGTTTAAGATTAGAGTTTTTGGGTTCCCTGGACAGTATCCCTTAGAGTTTAGATTCCTTCAATGACAATTCGTTTGATTGGATCCATGGGATTTTAGAAAAGATTGGTGTTGACGGATATAACAATGATAGAGTAGAAGAATACGGCGTTAATGAAGTAATTGCGGTGGGGAGAACTGAGAAGCAAGGACTGTTGTGGTCGGAAAAAattgtggtgatgatgaagaagacgatgaaagATGAGAACACAATCAATTAGAGAAAGGGGTAAAATCgtcattttttatttcaacAAGTACTTATTTTTATAAGCCCATTAAAATGTTCTTTTTCTCTAGTTTTTGGCCCAATAAGTACCCAATTCTATAATACCCCCTAAAAAAGCATGtgtttcatttatgttttaaaaacacgaaataaaaactaaaaactgaCAGTTCCTTATCCCCATGCATCTAAAAGatagtctctttttttttattactatcCGTTACTTATATGGTTCTATCTGTCTAGAAATTTGGTAATACTAATCAACTAAAGGGtgtgtgcaaaaaaaaaaaaaaaaatcaacgaAAGGGTGTGTCTAGTTAAAGTGAAATATATAGTTGTGGCGAATTACAATTAACAAGTTCGCTCtattgaaaaattaaattaaggTTCCGAATGGTGATTGCGTTTTGTGGTGTGGAAAAAGTGCGATGCGATTCAAATAATAACGAAAATACAtagatacatatgtatatgtagagattttgatactgTTACAACACTGTTGTAGTGCGGTTTTGGATGCGGTTTTGGTTACCATTCACAGCTTAAGTATGGGCAATCGAAATATTGGACCAAGATACGTAAAGCGGTATCAGTACTCATAATGTTCAAAGTCAAAGtcaagtaaaacaaaatgaatttatttattatttatcaaataatagaaaagAGGAGACAACGGTGATGTCACTTGATTGTTAAGGCggtgtgtttgtttttttggtctctTGGTTGTCGCCGGCGTGGCCTCCTCGGTCTTCTGCTCTAGGAGAGATCGTCGCCTGGACTGAATTGTTTAGTGTTGTTTTAGGAAGATTGTTGTACGAATTTTGGTCCAAAAGAGGGTTAATCGTCTATAAATATGCATGGGCTGATCATATTATTTTGCTACAAGATTTGACTATTCAACAGGGGTATTTTGGTTATTATGAAAATTGGCTTATAATTTATCAGAAAAATTAAACGGTCGCCTGGACGACAGCAATTCTCGCGGAGAATCTctgtgtttttaatttggagCAGTGAACATTGTTCTTGGAATTCGAATGGCGAATAATGGTTGAAAAATTGGATATGGATTTGTTTTGTCAGTGACAAACTGAcaaattacttgttttttcGATTGTTCTTTGAAATATTCAGGTTTCTTGGCTCTATTGGCTTTAAATTATCAAAGTGCATATACGTTCCTAACATTATGGAGGCCCTAAACAATTAAAATGCTATCTCTCGtctttcatatatacatatatatgtgtgtgatTGGATGATAAGTTTTGAGTCTTATTcgatatgaaaaatataatcttCCTCAATTGCCTGGGATTACATATAGTTCATTGTTTTTAtgatggcaaaaaaaaaaaatgagaagacAACGAAATCGGTTTTGATATGTGTGGTAATGCCAAAATGTTCCATGAGAAACAGACTTCCCAATTGTTTGGCTGACGGTGTGAAAtctaactaaaatataatcttaaaGATACAATAATTGCCAAAAGTCAGTTTTTATGAGTGCAATTGGTTGTCACTTATAAGAATaggattaaaatattagtaaaaacaaatgaaaatgaaaaataaatcattcatctttagttttttcatcttctttgtttttaggGTAATAGCACAATCTATACACAGAAACTTCAATAATTAAGTCAGACTTTTTATCACTATTTACGCAGTAAAAATACACATAAAATTACAGTACTATccttatttctattttttttttcttttttttttctatctctcttctctttcatctactcattcatctcttttttttctaactaattttttcttcatatatatttttttttgttatttttcattgctaattatttttattgttatcaCATTAACGTCGTTAGTAATTATTACCTGTAGTTATTATGTATTAATTATatgttcaaataaatattattcatatatcgATTATCTTACCGTGTGTTAagacaaatattattttgatagtTAGAATGTTAGCATGTTATTAATCATATATTGATTATCTTACCGTGTTAAGACAAAtcttattttgatatttaaaatgttaGCATATCATTATTCTACGGTAATTATTGTTATAATCGTTGtgtaatatgatattttatcatattttattgttttgatatatttatatatataaataaaaatactaattcataattttgaattgataaacatttatttaacatataatatgtaaatttaCTATGTTAGCTtgttaaacaaataattatatatttattttcaaatattaaagttattttttatcGATggtatttttgtaattaatctAAAAAGAaggattttttggtttataatttatttttctttcttattaacttaaataacaaatttgtaCGTAcacattcttatttttttgttcatccatatatatattttgaactCACCCTTGTTTTTAAGTAATGTAAAATGGAGttgaaaaaatgaataactgtttataaattttcatcttaaatgatttttttttttacttttcaaattATACCTTTAGGAACCCAACCATTTGCACCCTAATATCATATGAATATTGACAACAAAGACTAcatgaatttaaaattttcaacttgCAGAATTGTAAAGATGAGAATTTGCACTCGTTAATGACGttcctttctttttgaatcttattttgttaattcttttttttctatctttgattttttgtatctaaaaaatctctaaacgAAAACGTTGCATCTGATGTACCATAGTTTTTTCgagtaaattttaaattttattaaaaaaaaaatgagaattatTAGATAAACAAAGGTTCCGTGATATAAACccaattaataaaagaaacaacttaGGCACAATATATAGCCTAAGAagcttttttaatttttttttttaaagaagaaaagagagagaattgtTCAATTGATGCGCGACGTCGGATTTGATGAAAAGGAAGTTTTCGACTTGGCGCCTACAACTACTTTTGTAGGCCTGAAAATTCACAGTCTTCCCTCATCAGAACACAATatctttctcctcctcttttgTCTTCCTTCGCCGTCGATTTTAAGGTTTTATCTTCTCCGTAGTGAAAGCACTGATAATTTCTCCAAGGAATTTACGAGGaggatttggtttgtttctccTGCGTGTTAGAGTTTTACGATTTCTCTGTCGTTTGATTTCTTAATTCTATCCTCTGAGAGAACGAGAATTTGGTTTTCGTTTTCGAATTTAGGGTTGAAGAAGCGGTTTCGCATTGGGTTTGTTGTCTATTGAGCCAATTTGCTAAAGGAATTGAAACGTTGCGAGTTTTTGTTTCCCGGAGGTCCGAAGTGCgaatctgttttgtttaatgaaaTTAGGGGTTTGGAATCGGAATTTGAATAGTCGTTTATGTTGACTACGCGATAATAGCTGAGATAGGACATGATTTTGAAACGGATTTTGACGACATTCGATAATCTGAATCTGAAGCGGTGCAAAATTGATTTAGAAATTGAGTATGGTAGCCAAAAGGGTGAGATTATGGTGTATAAGAAGAGACAACGAGCAAGCGTTGATCAACCATGTAGCAGAGAACCCGGAGTTCTAACAAGTAGCTCAAGCTCCTTGACCAGTAGAGAAGAATCTCAACAAGTGTGCTCTGACCAGTCCAAGTCTTCGCGTGGCAGAGTTCGAGCGGTTCCTTCAAGGTTCAGGGACTCCATTGTTGGTACATGGAAATCCTTGAAGAGTCGCAAGGAAGAGTCGACGGAGACATGTATCTGGGGAAGCTCGAAATTGCATCGAAGCAAAGACCCGAAGCTGTTTCCACGTAAGGATAACGAAGACAGCAGCGAAGTAGATTGCGATTACTGGGATGCTAACTTTGGTATGCCGAAAAAGTCCGACGCCTCGCGTAAGGGCGTGTACAAACCAGAGGAATTTACAGTCGGCGATCTTGTCTGGGCCGGCTGTGGTACAAGCGCCTGATGGGGTCTTGAAACATTGCGTCCCTGGCGCAATACGTGTCATGTTTTTTGGGTACtctaaatggaaaaaaattgtcaattgTCAAAAAGTCGTGTTAAATATAGATGTATTGTACAGATCTTTGACTTTGAAGTACTTCATTTGCTGATCACAGCCTCAtctttatctgttttttttacacTGTAATTATAGATTGGATGCCGATTGGTGCCTTTGTGCTTGATTCTCGAACTTCACTCCTGACTGAGAGTTTGAGTGGTCGCCTGAAAGTCCCAAAGGAAGGAACCATAGAACGGATGTTACAAAAATGTCTTATTCATGATCTTCAGAAACTTTGTCAACTGCAGGAAAAACTGTAACATATGGCTTATCTCATTTTCCAGATTTACAGCTTGTGCGACCTGTTTGTGACCTCAGTACCTGTGAGGTAAAAGACACTAATCAACTCTAATCTGTTGCTGAAACTTTTGTATTGATCTCTTGCAATAACTAAATTGCAACTAAGAGTGTTTCTGTTTTACTATGTAGGAACAATGCAAACTCTTGATGCTAGGCACATTGAACTCTTCCTTAGTGAAGGCTACAAAGATGGAAGCTGGGACTACAATCTGATTGGATCTCATAAGTTGCAGAAAAACGCAAGTGCAGCTTGTGGAGCCATATTTGACCTCAAACACCATAAAGAATCTTCATCCTCAGGTAACTTCAAATCTTCATTACTGTTATGTTCCTTTACTTCTCCTCTTTGAATCATTCTCCTTTGTCTCATACAAATTTCACATGAAACCTCTATAATAGGTATTCTCAACCTCAAGTCTTGGACCGGACAGCCAGATATTTCCCAACCTAAAGCAGTTATCGCACCCCATGCAGTTGCTGTTCACACAAGATTGCGAGAAAACGAAGGTATATAACTTTGCATCATCAACCATCTTTATCTAGAAAACACAATTACAAATAATTCTCTTGCCAAAAGGAATTGAATCcaaatttgttgtttcagTTGCGGAAATCCAATCAGTATTGTGGCATTTGCAAGAGAGTATGGCAGCCCTTCAAATGATGGAGATTGGGTGAGAATATATGTGACCATGTTTGGTGAAATACAGACCTGTAAGAAATGATTACATCTATTTAGCTGACTTGATTTGATGTATTAGGTTTATTGTGATGAGTGTGATGTATGGCCGTATGGGTGCgacaataatttatataagCGCTTTAAGGTACACCTTCATGCATCTTAACTTTTGATTCTAAGTAATGAACACGCTTGTTGAACTATCACACTAATTTGGTTATCATCTTAAGGAACTGGAGCACAACAGTTACTATTGCCCTAACTGTAAAGTCCAGCATGAGCTTATCAATATTAGAAGAACAGAACTCAGTGTTCAAGTATATTGTTAACTTCTCATGTTCTCCtgattttattgtttgcaTTTCTCCATTGCTATAATATGCGAGATTTCCTCACAACCTCTTTGGGATTGGTCTACAGAAAAGGCGACACAGACTGAGCTGCCTGATGAGATTAATGTAGTCTGTAATGGCATGGAAGGAACATATATCAGAGCATTTCATGCGTACGTATTAGATGTCTCAGCcttatttcaatttcttcatttaGAAAGGATcttatttgtttatgaattatgactATGCAGCACAATATCgtaaattgattttttctctgaaaacGATAAAAAATCCGTGTTTAATCCTAGGTTTCTGTTATCATTGTCTTGTTGTTTTAGAGATTTGACCAACACATTAATCTTTGAACTATTGTTTCAGAATTGAGTGCAAGTGTGGTTCATGTGGGTCAAGGAAGCAGTCACCAAGTGAATGGGAACGGCATACAGGCTGTAGATACTAGATAGCGTAAGAGTGAAAGACACAATGCTACCTCTAGAAAAATGGCTTTGCATGAAGACTTTGATACTATATGTATCTGTATATGTAGAAGAGTATCAGTTTTATCTAAATGACTAGTCTCCAAATTTGTGGTTTATTGATTTCGTCAGAATGGTAGGCTCTTTAACTGATTTAAGGTGAAAACTACATTGGTCTTTGTTCAGTGT from Arabidopsis thaliana chromosome 3, partial sequence includes these protein-coding regions:
- a CDS encoding F-box protein RMF, which gives rise to MILKRILTTFDNLNLKRCKIDLEIEYGSQKGEIMVYKKRQRASVDQPCSREPGVLTSSSSSLTSREESQQVCSDQSKSSRGRVRAVPSRFRDSIVGTWKSLKSRKEESTETCIWGSSKLHRSKDPKLFPRKDNEDSSEVDCDYWDANFGMPKKSDASRKGVYKPEEFTVGDLVWAGCDWMPIGAFVLDSRTSLLTESLSGRLKVPKEGTIERMLQKYLQLVRPVCDLRTMQTLDARHIELFLSEGYKDGSWDYNLIGSHKLQKNASAACGAIFDLKHHKESSSSGILNLKSWTGQPDISQPKAVIAPHAVAVHTRLRENEVAEIQSVLWHLQESMAALQMMEIGFIVMSVMYGRMGATIIYISALRNWSTTVTIALTVKSSMSLSILEEQNSVFKKGDTD
- a CDS encoding YTH family protein (YTH family protein; FUNCTIONS IN: molecular_function unknown; INVOLVED IN: biological_process unknown; LOCATED IN: cellular_component unknown; CONTAINS InterPro DOMAIN/s: YTH domain (InterPro:IPR007275); Has 30201 Blast hits to 17322 proteins in 780 species: Archae - 12; Bacteria - 1396; Metazoa - 17338; Fungi - 3422; Plants - 5037; Viruses - 0; Other Eukaryotes - 2996 (source: NCBI BLink).) gives rise to the protein MRDVGFDEKEVFDLAPTTTFVGLKIHSLPSSEHNIFLLLFCLPSPSILRFYLLRSESTDNFSKEFTRRIWFVSPAC
- a CDS encoding F-box protein RMF (BEST Arabidopsis thaliana protein match is: SET domain protein 14 (TAIR:AT3G61740.1); Has 66 Blast hits to 66 proteins in 11 species: Archae - 0; Bacteria - 0; Metazoa - 0; Fungi - 0; Plants - 66; Viruses - 0; Other Eukaryotes - 0 (source: NCBI BLink).); protein product: MILKRILTTFDNLNLKRCKIDLEIEYGSQKGEIMVYKKRQRASVDQPCSREPGVLTSSSSSLTSREESQQVCSDQSKSSRGRVRAVPSRFRDSIVGTWKSLKSRKEESTETCIWGSSKLHRSKDPKLFPRKDNEDSSEVDCDYWDANFGMPKKSDASRKGVYKPEEFTVGDLVWAGCDWMPIGAFVLDSRTSLLTESLSGRLKVPKEGTIERMLQKYLQLVRPVCDLRTMQTLDARHIELFLSEGYKDGSWDYNLIGSHKLQKNASAACGAIFDLKHHKESSSSGILNLKSWTGQPDISQPKAVIAPHAVAVHTRLRENEVAEIQSVLWHLQESMAALQMMEIGFIVMSVMYGRMGATIIYISALRYTFMHLNF